From a region of the Drosophila virilis strain 15010-1051.87 chromosome 3, Dvir_AGI_RSII-ME, whole genome shotgun sequence genome:
- the RpS4 gene encoding small ribosomal subunit protein eS4 — MARGPKKHLKRLAAPKAWMLDKLGGVFAPRPSTGPHKLRESLPLLIFLRNRLKYALNGAEVTKIVMQRLIKVDGKVRTDPTYPAGFMDVITIEKTGEFFRLVYDVKGRFTIHRISAEEAKYKLCKVRKTQLGAKGVPFLVTHDGRTIRYPDPLVHANDTVQVDIATGKITDYIKFDSGNLCMITGGRNLGRVGTVVNRERHPGSFDIVHIKDSQGHVFATRLTNVFIIGKGNKPYISLPKGKGVKLSISEERDKRLAAKTH, encoded by the exons ATG GCTCGTGGACCTAAGAAACATTTGAAGCGTTTAGCCGCACCAAAGGCATGGATGTTGGACAAATTGGGCGGCGTTTTCGCCCCACGTCCCTCAACCGGTCCACACAAGCTGCGCGagtcgctgccgctgttgaTCTTCCTGAGAAATCGTCTAAAGTACGCTCTCAACGGCGCCGAGGTGACCAAAATTGTCATGCAGCGCCTCATCAAGGTTGACGGCAAGGTGCGCACGGATCCCACCTACCCGGCCGGCTTCATGG ATGTCATCACCATTGAGAAGACTGGTGAGTTCTTCCGTCTGGTCTATGATGTGAAGGGACGTTTCACCATTCATCGCATTTCCGCTGAGGAGGCCAAG TACAAGCTGTGCAAGGTGCGCAAGACACAATTGGGTGCCAAGGGCGTGCCATTCCTGGTGACGCACGATGGCCGCACCATCCGCTATCCCGATCCTCTGGTGCATGCCAACGATACCGTGCAGGTGGACATTGCCACCGGCAAGATCACCGACTACATCAAGTTCGATTCGG GCAACCTCTGCATGATCACTGGAGGCAGGAATTTGGGACGTGTTGGCACCGTTGTCAACCGTGAGCGTCATCCCGGCTCCTTCGATATTGTGCACATTAAGGATTCGCAGGGTCATGTGTTTGCCACTCGTTTGACCAACGTGTTCATCATTGGCAAGGGCAACAAGCCTTACATCTCGCTGCCAAAGGGCAAGGGTGTTAAGCTGAGCATCTCGGAGGAGCGCGACAAGCGTTTGGCCGCCAAGACCCACTAA
- the Srrm1 gene encoding serine/arginine repetitive matrix protein 1 gives MMFTGTNQQQDTRFSDKEKKLMKQMKFGDCLNKRVDMSKVKLDVLRPWISKKITDILHIEDDVVVEFVYNQLEEEKYPCPKKMQINMTGFLNGRNARQFMGELWALLLSAQESDSGIPAEFIQQKKDEILKREEEQQKQRQQQRQRDLSRSRSRSPSRPRDKQRRHDRSKSRSRSRSAPKIVATSNNGSAVGPINSAAREAAANAAARLRKRGGGSPGAAGGTSNAAASAGGGRGASRERRTSRRRSHSRSRSNRSAQRAGSTDAGGTAKTLNGRHSVQKSSPAAAPKSKSKAKSRSRSHSRSSRSRTRSRSGGKGSPARSRSRSSSRSSARSNRRRRSSRSRASSISLSPERQQDHQFEHRRNKNSVQNKRQYRNNRDGSASSIERGDGRARQFGGGGGGRRPPPQGRRFSPRGRSPMRQDNGGGGGRFQRSNSRRRSRSRMLSRSPMRYSRSPRRFNNRRRSPQMHFRGGGGGRGRGGGNHRNMWQQQYRGGSPNQRGGGRIHWQARHNSPNGGRRFDRRQSPPGGGGGGGGGGQHRYSRDRRGSPGAQGNQQQGQQFRKQFSPGRGRFDRRGSPQGNFNRWDQNHPDQRQPMPAMRNQQQQQRIRRSSSGSASPAARRQPQRSVSPLPRNRSRSRSRSSVRPTKRSRSRSRSPHSRSRSNSRQRPQPQQQRRRASPAAVRRSVEFAGPSVNTIDLCREEPPPPPPLPATEQQPQRKLESQQQTLPQPQQSLSQPPSQQPTQPARRSFASLSRTPSPFLKSHERSVVSASAAAAPKKARDNSQSSSSDSSAEDSDDSDDEDQPPPKKRHQSRRSAPSGKSQNAKTKATATEPRAKSSSKAKVSRSSASSSSSEHSDDSSDDRHKKKSQPKRKEETIASRGEKEKQRRSGDKKLQRSTSSEAVPPEALVEKQRSLDRSRKRSHKKSRRDGSGVGGGGGGVGGDASESEEERLPKKKRKKSKKAADTSDSDSASEAESSSKKKKHKKHKKHSKKSKKHKKHKRKSSSSAKHRQESSSQSSADDDEELSTRAGKRNGKLPLMLTGGPGINEDLEKQLRERALKSMKKLD, from the exons ATGATGTTCACG gGCACCAACCAGCAGCAGGACACGCGCTTTAGCGACAAGGAAAAGAAGCTAATGAAGCAAATGAAGTTCGGTGATTGCCTCAACAAGCGCGTGGACATGTCCAAGGTGAAGCTAGATGTGCTGCGACCTTGGATAAGCAAAAAAATCACTGATATTCTGCACATCGAGGACGATGTCGTTGTTGAGTTTGTATACAATCAGCTGGAGGAGGAGAAATATCCTTGCcccaaaaaaatgcaaattaatatGACCGGCTTCCTTAACGGACGCAATGCGCGCCAATTTATGGGTGAACTTTGGGCGCTGCTGCTCTCGGCACAGGAGAGCGACAGCGGCATACCCGCTGAATTTATACAGCAGAAAAAGGACGAGATACTCAAGCGCGAGGAggagcaacaaaagcaacgccagcagcagcgtcaaCGTGACTTATCTCGTTCCCGCTCTCGGTCCCCGTCCCGCCCACGGGACAAGCAGCGACGTCACGACAGATCCAAGTCGCGTTCCCGCAGTCGCTCAGCCCCGAAAATCGTGGCCACTTCCAACAATGGCAGCGCCGTGGGGCCCATCAACAGTGCTGCACGCGAAGCGGCCGCAAATGCAGCGGCGCGTCTACGCAAACGCGGTGGTGGCTCACCCGGTGCAGCAGGCGGTACATCAAACGCAGCGGCGTCGGCGGGCGGTGGACGCGGCGCGTCCAGAGAACGTCGTACAAGCCGTCGCCGCTCACATTCCCGCTCACGATCCAACCGCTCAGCGCAACGAGCGGGGTCAACGGATGCTGGTGGCACTGCCAAGACCCTAAATGGACGTCACTCCGTACAGAAGTCCTCGCCTGCGGCGGCGCCCAAATCCAAATCAAAGGCCAAATCGCGCTCACGTTCGCATTCGCGATCATCGCGCAGTCGCACCAG ATCCCGCAGCGGAGGTAAAGGCTCGCCAGCGCGTTCGCGTTCGCGCAGCTCCTCGCGCTCATCGGCTCGCAGCAATCGACGTCGGCGTAGCTCACGCTCTCGGGCCAGCAGCATCTCGCTCTCACCAGAACGCCAGCAGGATCATCAGTTTGAGCATCGACGCAACAAGAACAGCGTTCAGAATAAGCGACAATATCGCAATAATCGTGACGGTTCCGCCAGCTCCATTGAGCGTGGCGATGGTCGTGCCAGGCAATttggtggcggtggcggtggacGACGACCACCGCCTCAAGGTAGACGCTTCTCGCCACGCGGACGCAGTCCAATGCGTCAGGATaatggcggcggtggcggacGCTTTCAGCGTTCCAATTCCCGACGTCGCTCGCGCTCCCGCATGCTCTCCAGATCGCCCATGCGCTACTCCAGATCACCCAGGCG TTTCAACAATCGCCGTCGCTCGCCGCAGATGCATTTTCGCGGTGGCGGTGGTGGACGCGGACGCGGTGGCGGCAACCATCGCAacatgtggcagcaacaatatcGCGGAGGCAGTCCCAATCAGCGGGGCGGCGGACGCATACACTGGCAGGCCAGGCACAACAGTCCCAATGGTGGGCGACGCTTCGATCGCCGCCAGTCACCGCCGGgaggtggtggtggtggtggtggtggtggtcaACATCGTTACTCACGCGACCGACGCGGATCGCCTGGTGCTCAGGGCAATCAGCAGCAGGGACAACAGTTCCGCAAGCAGTTCTCGCCAGGCCGAGGTCGCTTTGACCGACGTGGCTCGCCGCAGGGCAACTTCAATCGCTGGGATCAGAATCATCCCGACCAGCGTCAACCGATGCCGGCGATGCgcaatcaacagcagcagcaacgcatACGACGCTCCAGTTCAGGCAGTGCTAGTCCGGCCGCGCGTCGTCAGCCGCAGCGCAGTGTCAGTCCACTGCCCAGaaatcgcagtcgcagccgcagtcgctcCAGCGTACGTCCAACGAaacgcagtcgcagccgcagtcgcagtccgCACAGTCGCAGTCGTTCCAACTCGCGACAGcggccgcagccgcagcagcagcgccgacGTGCCAGTCCCGCTGCAGTGCGTCGGTCCGTTGAGTTTGCCGGTCCCTCGGTCAACACCATTGATCTCTGCCGCGAagagccgccgccgccgccgcctctgCCCGCCACAGAGCAGCAGCCCCAGCGCAAATTGGAGTCACAGCAACAGACGCTGCCGCAACCGCAACAGTCGCTGTCGCAGCCGCCGTCACAGCAGCCAACGCAGCCAGCGCGCCGTAGCTTTGCCAGCCTTTCGCGCACTCCATCGCCGTTCCTTAAATCGCATGAGCGCAGCGTCGTTAGCGCTAGCGCAGCCGCAGCACCAAAGAAAGCTCGCGACAACAGTCAAAGCAGCAGCTCGGATAGCAGCGCCGAGGACAGCGATGACAGCGATGATGAGGATCAGCCGCCGCCGAAGAAGCGTCATCAATCGCGTCGCTCGGCGCCAAGCGGCAAGAGCCAAAACGCTAAAACtaaagcaacggcaacggagCCGAGGGCCAAGAGCTCTAGCAAGGCCAAAGTGTCGCGCAGctcggccagcagcagcagcagtgagcACAGCGACGACAGCAGCGATGACAGACACAAGAAGAAGTCGCAGCCGAAGCGCAAGGAGGAAACGATTGCAAGCAGAGGCGAGAAGGAAAAGCAGCGTCGAAGCGGGGACAAGAAACTGCAGCGCAGCACGTCCAGCGAGGCGGTGCCGCCAGAGGCATTGGTGGAGAAGCAAAGAAGCTTGGACCGGAGCCGCAAGCGAAGTCATAAAAAGTCACGACGAGatggcagcggcgtcggcggcggAGGTGGTGGTGTTGGTGGCGATGCAAGCGAGTCTGAGGAAGAACGTCTGCCCAAAAAGAAACGCAAGAAGTCAAAGAAAGCAGCAGATACCAGCGACAGCGACTCTGCATCGGAGGCTGAGTCCTCGtccaagaagaagaaacacaAGAAACATAAGAAGCACAGCAAGAAAAGCAAGAAGCATAAGAAGCATAAGcgaaagagcagcagcagcgccaagcATCGGCAAGAGAGCAGCTCCCAGAGCAGCGCTGATGACGATGAGGAGCTCTCCACGAGGGCTGGCAAACGGAATGGCAAGCTGCCGCTGATGCTCACTGGCGGCCCTGGCATCAATGAGGATTTAGAGAAGCAGCTGCGCGAGCGTGCATTGAAATCCATGAAAAAGTTGGACTGA
- the LOC6622248 gene encoding uncharacterized protein, with protein MSSNRSRYCCHLLVGFILIVLSVKLTSAVLFFPRGGSIGLLAAVAIPLDLTYRNVYMAFNFESNYGLPSNDSYNQWIDRWDLDEGFLGIGSDVTPIDGRNDDKLEKRSISTPPRFTRHDFYRAIVSYLGQYGYNGSACLLRTICEVTAAPLDAHNGVLGSIFKILFMPTTSAAEQRLQHVDSLYEATELGTRGLNCADYVAGCAHSMLDMISVML; from the exons ATGAGTTCCAATCGCTCGCGTTATTGTTGCCACCTCCTAGTTGGATTCATTCTTATTGTACTGTCTGTCAAGCTGACTAGTGCAGTGCTGTTCTTTCCACGTGGCGGTTCCATAGGT TTACTAGCTGCAGTTGCCATTCCGTTGGACCTTACGTATCGCAATGTGTACATGGCCTTCAACTTCGAGTCCAACTATGGTCTGCCGTCGAATGACTCTTACAATCAGTGGATTGATAGG TGGGATCTGGACGAGGGATTTCTCGGCATTGGTAGCGATGTGACGCCCATAGATGGACGCAATGACGATAAACTGGAGAAACGTTCGATTTCGACACCGCCCCGTTTTACACGTCACGACTTCTACAGAGCGATTGTTAGCTATTTGGGTCAGTATGGCTACAATGGCAGCGCCTGTTTGCTGCGCACCATCTGTGAGGTGACCGCTGCACCACTGGATGCACACAACGGCGTATTGGGCAGCATATTCAAAATTCTATTCAT GCCAACGACAAGCGCCGCCGAACAGCGACTACAGCACGTGGATAGCCTCTATGAGGCCACAGAGCTGGGCACGCGCGGCTTAAACTGTGCTGATTACGTGGCCGGTTGTGCACACAGTATGCTGGACATGATAAGCGTTATGCTCTAA
- the LOC6624457 gene encoding uncharacterized protein, whose translation MPQGKFKKAKLPAAIQNKKKQQKQAAFTRRANAPIQAKKGKFNETQKIKAVISKSVNKCVESELRSRAHEGYIQLSKAQEAVAKHHSTQAAAAAAAATAASTDKARE comes from the exons ATGCCACAaggtaaatttaaaaaagccAAATTACCTGCTGCCATacagaacaagaagaagcagcagaaacaaGCAGCCTTCACACGCAGAGCAA ATGCTCCCATACAAGCCAAGAAGGGAAAATTTAACGAAACCCAGAAAATCAAGGCGGTCATTTCCAAATCAGTTAATAAATGTGTCGAAAGCGAGCTGCGTTCGCGTGCACACGAAGGTTACATACAGCTAAGCAAAGCCCAAGAGGCGGTCGCCAAGCATCATTCGACGCAGGCCGCAGccgcggcagcggcagcgacagccgCCAGCACAGACAAAGCGCGGGAATAG
- the Syx13 gene encoding syntaxin-12 has product MAQALNNPAGGTHRDYGATSSATPEVSFAAASSGNSGFSPTEFVSLSEDIGHNITSIHSSTKQLEKQLKLIGTAKDLSALREKIHSINTKSNARVQTTSQDLQRLQAVVRHGDRQQKLQLDKLTQGFQDVVEKYSMLQKRISQATRQSYQLAAEAERESVMSARTELLQQQRQDQNELEQQHSMLVERQRQVELIEADILDVNAIMNKLSTMVVEQRAVVDNMETLIDRTAADVEEGRSELQKAAASRNSHRRKILILLVIAVIIGLVVTGIIVGKLS; this is encoded by the exons ATGGCGCAGGCATTGAACAATCCAGCCGGTGGCACGCATCGCGATTATGGTGCTACATCCAGTGCCACGCCCGAGGTGAGCTTTGCGGCTGCCTCCAGTGGCAATTCCGGCTTCAGTCCCACAGAGTTCGTGTCGCTGAGCGAGGATATTGGCCACAATATCACATCGATACACAGCAGCACCAAGCAGCTGGAGAAGCAGCTAAAACTCATAGGCACTGCCAAGGATTTGTCGGCATTGCGCGAGAAGATACACAGCATTAATACGAAGAGCAATGCGCGCGTCCAGACGACCAGTCAGGATTTGCAGCGACTGCAGGCGGTGGTGCGTCATGGTGATCGCCAGCAGAAGCTGCAGCTGGACAAGCTCACCCAGGGATTTCAAGACGTTGTCGAGAAATACTCAATGCTGCAGAAGCGCATATCGCAGGCAACGCGACAAAGCTATCAGCTGGCCGCCGAGGCTGAGCGTGAGTCTGTCATGTCGGCCAGAacggagctgctgcagcagcagcgccaggaTCAAAACgaactggagcagcagcattcTATGCTCGTCGAGCGTCAGCGCCAAGTCGAACTAATTGAGGCCGATATACTCGATGTAAATGCCATTATGAACAAGCTAAGTACTATGGTGGTTGAGCAGCGAGCGGTGGTGG ATAACATGGAAACGCTTATTGATCGGACGGCCGCTGACGTGGAGGAGGGACGCAGTGAGCTGCAAAAGGCGGCTGCCAGTCGTAATAGCCACCGCCGTAAGATATTGATACTTTTAGTGATTGCTGTGATAATAGGATTAGTTGTAACTGGCATTATAGTCGGCAAATTGAGTTAA
- the LOC6624470 gene encoding uncharacterized protein, translating to MKARILLTIGSCLFISLLSNSFSSATATYGSLSKHERTKRTPIPWLVFPTTSPTRVMFIGGIGIPLEDLEYEAVTTGYVLKAEYWLPETPDSLRTPTALPLNQVPTLGSVGARRRRPMFENFLVDANELGKSTRKLLTRTNKVLSSYRWTMYKGLEGLAKRLGYQGRICVLKSICEAAEEPFHIANGLIADLLHILLTPSSSVDKLSEHADNEYYYAEKVGQSGAGCDRVFKECHRSLLQHFSELHDNLDKFMY from the exons ATGAAAGCAAGAATATTGCTGACTATAGGTAGTTGTCTATTTATAAGTTTACTAAGTAATTCGTTCTCAAGTGCGACTGCCACTTACGGTAGTCTATCAAAACATGAGCGTACCAAACGAACGCCAATACCGTGGCTTGTCTTTCCAACGACCTCACCCACTCGCGTTATG TTCATTGGCGGCATTGGTATACCGCTGGAGGATCTTGAATACGAGGCTGTGACAACAGGCTATGTTCTAAAGGCGGAGTACTGGCTGCCCGAAACGCCGGATTCATTGCGTACGCCCACAGCATTGCCACTTAACCAGGTGCCCACGTTGGGATCTGTTGGTGCGCGCAGACGTCGACCTATGTTTGAGAACTTTCTGGTTGACGCCAATGAATTGGGCAAGAGCACAAGGAAGCTGCTAACGAGAACCAACAAAGTGTTGAGCAGCTATCGTTGGACGATGTACAAGGGCTTAGAGGGTTTGGCTAAGCGCCTGGGCTATCAGGGGCGCATTTGTGTGCTGAAAAGCATTTGCGAGGCAGCCGAGGAGCCTTTTCATATTGCAAACGGCCTCATTGCCGACCTTTTGCATATACTGCTGAC ACCCTCTTCATCGGTGGATAAGCTGTCAGAGCATGCGGATAATGAGTATTACTATGCCGAGAAGGTGGGCCAATCGGGCGCTGGCTGTGACCGAGTGTTTAAGGAATGCCATCGCAGTTTGTTGCAACATTTTAGCGAACTACATGACAATCTGGACAAATTTATGTATTAG